In Dehalococcoidales bacterium, the genomic stretch TCTATGGTGCTCTCGTAGGTAGCGTCCGGGTCCGGATTGAGGGCGGTGTATTGCTCTCCTCTGCCCTGGCTGTGGAGATATTCCTCGGTGACGCCGTCGGCGGGGAAGAGTCCTACTTTAGCCCCGGCCTCAATCGCCATGTTGGCAATGGTGAGCCGCCCGGACATTGACATCGTGGTGATGGCTTCACCGCCGAACTCCAGCGCTTTATAGGTGGCGCCATCGGCTCCAATCAGTCCGATGAGGTGCAGGATAAGGTCTTTGGCATAAACACCCCGGACAAAGCGGTGGTTAACGTTTATCCTGATTGTCTCCGGTACCCGCAGCCAGGTCTTGCCCAGGGCCATGCCGATGGCAACATCCGTGGATCCCATGCCGGTGGCAAACGCTCCCAGAGCGCCGCCGGTGACGGTGTGAGAATCAGAGCCGATGATAACATCTCCCGGCCTGGCGTGTGATTCGGCAACCAGTTGGTGGCAGATTCCCTCGCCAACATCACTTAAAATAGCTCCCGTCTCCTGGGCGAAGCTGCGCAGGAAGATATGGTCGTTGGAAAGCTGCCGCGCCGGACTGGGTGCTGAGTGGTCGAGGAACAGGAGGGTCTTTTGAGGGTTGTGAATACGGGTCAGCTTGGTCTCTTTCAGCTGTCTCAAAGTCAGGGGGCCGGTGGTATCCTGGATGAATACCACATCCAGCCGGGCAACAACTATGTCACCGGCTAAGGCGTCTGTATCAGACCTTGAACTGAGGATTTTCTCGGCTAGAGTTTTACCCATCTAACTATACTGGCATTTTAGAGGGGTTGACTGGAAAAGTCAATCCCTCGCATTGAAGAATGCTGCTATAGAGAGTAAAATACGGAGAAGTGATCTGCCTGGCCGGTATGAAACGGGATGGAAGGAGAAACAGATATGTCACAACAAACTGATGAGCTAACAAAGCTGGTTGCTGTTGCCACTGACATGGTGATGGATAGGAAATTAAGGGCTAACGCCATAAAGTTGATTGGTGATATTGGCAGCCATGAAGCGCTTCTGTCTCTGTTGAGTTTAGCGGCTAATGAGCAGTTAACGAGAAAAGACAGGGAACTTGCTTTGAAGTATGCTATGTCAATAGTGAAGGCAGGCAAGTGACAGGTTTCCAGACTGTTGATAGGAGTTGCGGTCAGGCTGATGAGCGTTGATGTCGGTATTGTAGGACTGGCTAAGAGCGGCCGGACGACCATTTTCAACGCTTTGACCGGAGGAAGCGTGGATACGGGAGGAT encodes the following:
- a CDS encoding 3-isopropylmalate dehydratase large subunit, whose amino-acid sequence is MGKTLAEKILSSRSDTDALAGDIVVARLDVVFIQDTTGPLTLRQLKETKLTRIHNPQKTLLFLDHSAPSPARQLSNDHIFLRSFAQETGAILSDVGEGICHQLVAESHARPGDVIIGSDSHTVTGGALGAFATGMGSTDVAIGMALGKTWLRVPETIRINVNHRFVRGVYAKDLILHLIGLIGADGATYKALEFGGEAITTMSMSGRLTIANMAIEAGAKVGLFPADGVTEEYLHSQGRGEQYTALNPDPDATYESTIEIDAAKLEPTVSKPHTVDNTALARELKGTRIDQVFLGTCTNGRLEDIELAANMLKGQKRHPRTRLVIAPASKKVLLTAIEKGYITTLIEAGANIVPPGCAACLGVHQGVLGDGEACLSTANRNFKGRMGNPEAFVYLGSPATAAATAIRGEITDPREFL